In Uranotaenia lowii strain MFRU-FL chromosome 2, ASM2978415v1, whole genome shotgun sequence, one genomic interval encodes:
- the LOC129746084 gene encoding uncharacterized protein LOC129746084 translates to MANPSIPWPALVLVLIATLCHSIYGETYECSLEPYGHEQSTFCVFRGVQYPRNSSGSTEFKAPPGKHTRVVFEDSEMMDLPREFLEKFGQDLKVLNVGGCKLRSVVITPALEELYAIDNYIEKIIVHQAGSSSPLREIHLQSNRLRDISNVTKSCKNVRIVDLSRNQQLAADNEIDLFMFDGFEQLEYLLMADVGALYLKTEKVPKMPALTLLDFSMNNLLASDLKVDYFQNFERLSVLRLNDNGFSEIEYQDFVDVKSLKQVYLEGNLFECGYLLKMKKFLETENNITLPVARPAGNCAIGYRVEAGMCCKNEELLVAGMPTKAGGPPMSVPATVTTPRNTFAGTPSGDNLRTGKDSSRDVMHEAGSSNGIMVNNKSDSKSNGARINRWTVGLSSVMIVSLLLLNP, encoded by the coding sequence CCCATCGATACCATGGCCAGCTCTAGTATTAGTCCTAATTGCCACCCTGTGCCATTCCATTTACGGCGAGACATATGAGTGCAGTTTGGAGCCGTACGGTCATGAACAGTCCACCTTCTGTGTGTTCCGCGGCGTCCAATACCCACGCAACTCCTCGGGATCAACGGAATTCAAAGCTCCCCCGGGCAAACATACTCGGGTGGTTTTCGAAGACTCGGAAATGATGGATCTTCCTAGGGAGTTTCTGGAGAAGTTCGGCCAAGATTTGAAGGTGCTGAATGTTGGTGGCTGCAAGTTAAGGTCGGTGGTGATAACTCCGGCTTTGGAGGAGCTTTATGCCATTGATAATTACATCGAGAAGATTATCGTGCATCAAGCTGGTTCCAGTTCTCCTTTGAGAGAGATCCATTTGCAGTCGAATCGACTCAGGGATATCAGCAACGTTACCAAGAGTTGTAAGAACGTACGAATCGTGGATTTGAGTCGGAACCAGCAGCTGGCCGCCGATAATGAAATCGACCTGTTTATGTTCGAcggtttcgaacagttggagtATTTGCTGATGGCCGATGTTGGAGCCCTGTATCTGAAGACTGAAAAAGTTCCCAAAATGCCTGCGCTAACTCTGTTAGACTTTTCCATGAACAATCTACTGGCTAGCGATTTGAAGGTTGACTATTTCCAAAACTTTGAACGTTTGTCGGTGCTTCGATTGAACGATAACGGATTCAGCGAAATCGAATACCAGGATTTTGTTGATGTTAAAAGTTTAAAGCAGGTCTACCTGGAGGGCAATCTGTTCGAGTGCGGATACCTGTTGaagatgaaaaagtttttggaaaccGAAAACAATATCACACTTCCGGTGGCTCGCCCTGCCGGAAACTGTGCTATCGGATATCGGGTCGAAGCTGGAATGTGCTGTAAAAATGAGGAACTGTTGGTCGCTGGAATGCCCACGAAGGCCGGTGGACCTCCGATGAGCGTCCCGGCAACGGTGACAACTCCGAGAAATACCTTCGCCGGTACACCCTCAGGTGATAATTTGAGAACGGGTAAAGATTCATCGCGGGATGTAATGCATGAAGCTGGTTCCAGCAATGGGATTATGGTTAACAATAAGTCGGATTCCAAATCCAATGGTGCAAGGATAAATCGGTGGACCGTTGGGTTAAGTTCAGTTATGATTGTGAGCTTGCTGCTGCTAAATCCATAA